DNA from Longimicrobium sp.:
GCGCCGCGACGAACTTTCCACCGCGTCATCGGTTGGCGCCGACCGAAGGATCTACTCGCCCCCGGACGGACCTGCTCGTTCGAGTGGATCTCCATCTCGCCATGCAAGATCCTTCGGGCGCGCCAGGATTCGGAGACGACGACGCTCAGGTGCTCCGCGCCCTCAGGATGACATCCAACCGAGCGCATCCCGCAGGTTCAGCGGCAACTCGTGCGAAAACCCGGGTCTTCACCTGCTTCGGCTGCTGACGCACCCCGGCACCATAGCGGGGTAATGGGCGGACCCGGAGGAGCGGGTCCGCCTTTCGCGTCTCTCCGGGTTGCACCGAACGGTCGTCCGGTCCAGATTCCCGCGCCCCGGGAACGGACCGGGCCTCTCCGCATTCCGCCAGACAGGTGTACCGCAGATGATCCCGTCGCTGCTGACGCGCAAGATCGAGAAGCTTCCCCCCGAGGTGCGCCTCGAGGGCCGTATCCTCTTCCTGGTGGACGACGCCGAGCTGGTGCGCCGCCAGCTCGAGGGCGAGGACGTCGAGCTCACGGAAGAGGTGCGCGCGAAGCTCCGCGACAACATCTCCACCGACGAGATCACCCCCGCGTACATCTGCTACTACTACGACGAGACGCTGGGCGAATTCCCGTATCTCGGCCTGAAGGCGGGGACCGAGTTCCCCATCCGGCAGGGGCTGGTGAAGAAGGGCGGCTTCGTGGCCTCCGTCAGCGGCAAGCGCCGCGGCAAGGGCTCGTCGCGCGAGCAGAGCCCGTACGCCGAGATGATGGCGGGGATCCGGGTGGTGATCGCCGAGAACATCGAGCGCATCTACCGCGAGAACTGCCAGAACCTGGGCGTGCTGACGTCGACCAACTTCGAGCTGATCGACCGCATCCGCCGCGGCGAGACCATCCCGCTCAGCGAGTTCACCGAGGGCGCCGACGAGATCACCCGCGGCATCATCGAGCACGGCGGGCTCTTCAACTACAACGTGGCGCGGCTGCAGGGGACGGTGCGCACGCCGCCCATCTCCTGCCACGGTGCGGGTGAGACGGCCGAGGACCTGGACCGGCAGGACGTGCGGATGCTGCGCGGCAGCGGCGAGTACAACCAGCCCGGCCCCGACACCGGCGTGGACGGCGCCGCGGCCCAGTTCGTGGCCACGTCGACCTCGAACGCCGGCTCCGACGCGCTGGGCGCCGCGGGGACGACACACGGCCCGGGGCCGCGCCCGATGACGCTGGCGGAGAAGATCTTCGCGCGGCACTGGGTGACGGATTTGTCGAAGGACGCGGTCGGCGTGCCGTGGGTGCAGCCGGGCGATTCGGGATTCGTGAAGACCGACATCCGCTTCAGCCACGAGTACGTGACGCCGATGTCGGCCATCTTCTTCGAGCACTACGTGGGCGAGGACGAGAAGGTGCTGGAGCCGGAGTCGATCCTCTTCTTCCGCGACCACCTGACCTTCCTGAAGGATGCGATGACGCAGGAGCGCATCCAGATGGGCCTTCTCAACGTGGCCAACCAGCTCGAGGTCAAGCAGCGCGAGTTCGCCGAGAAGCAGGGCGTCCGCCTGTACGGCGAGCTGGGGCACGGCAAGCACGGCTCCGAGGCCATCTGCCACAGCAAGATCCTGGAGGCCTACGCCGAGCCGGGGCAGATCATCATCGGCTCCGACAGCCACACGCCGCACGCTGGCGCGGTGGGCTGCGTGGCGTTCGGCGTGGGGACCACGGCCATCTTCAACTCGTGGATCACCCGGGACGTGCGGGTGGAGGTGCCGAAGTCGTTCCGCGTGGTGGTGCGCGGCGAGAAGCCGGCGAACGTCTCCGCAAAGGATTTCATGCTGGAGATCCTCCGCCAGCCGTACATCAAGGACGGCCACGCGATCGGGCAGATCATCGAGTACACCGGCCCCGCGGTCGAGGCGCTCAGCGTGGACGAGCGCGCGACGATGACCAACATGGCCGCCGAGGTGGGCGCCTTCACCGGGATCGTGGCCCCCGACGCGAAGACGGCCGACTACCTGGTGGAGCAGCGGGGGATGAGCCGCGAGCGGGCCGAGGCGTTGTGCGACGGCCTGTTCAGCGACGAGGGCGCCGAGTACGTGATGACCATCGAGATCGACGCCTCCACCCTCCGCCCGATGATCGCGCTCCCCGGCGACCCGGGGAACGGGCAGCACGTGGACGAGCTGGCCGAGCCGGTGCGCATCGACATCGCCTACGCGGGGAGCTGCACGGCGGGGAAGAAGGAGGACATGGACATGTACGCCGCCGTGCTGCGCGAGTACGCCGAGCGCGGCGAGCGCAAGCCCGAGCACGTGCAGTTCTACATCCAGTGCGGCAGCCAGGAGGTGTACGCCTACTGCCAGGAGCAGGGCTACGACCGCATCTTCGACGCGGTGGGCGCCACCTTCATCGAGCCGAGCTGCGGCGCGTGCATCAACGCCGGCCCGGGGGTGAGCCGCAAGCCCACCGACGTGACGATCAGCGCCATCAACCGCAACTTCCCCGGCCGCAGCGGCCCGGGGCAGCTGTACCTGGCGTCGCCGTACACGGTGGCCGCCAGCGCCATGGCCGGCGAGATCGTGGCCTGGGAGCCGCAGCCGGAGCTCGCGGGGGTGTAGGCATCACCGAGCGCGGCTGACGGAGTCGGTGGTGGCGAAGCGCCGGTCCCGCGGGACCGGCGCTTCGCTCGTTGTGCGCAGAGTGACCGTGTTGTGGCGACGCTCCAAAGCGGCCTCAAGCACATATTGAAGTGAACTGAGTCCGCATATAGCCTTGAGCCCCTTTCTCGAATCGCACAATGCCCACGCGGTCACCTCGGGGTCCGGCTTGCATGCTTAACCTCACACTGGAGAGGATCGAGCGGCAGATTCGCCATCTGCCAGTCGAGCATGCTTTCGCACTCGACGCGGGTCACAACATCGTCGTCCATCGTACGAACGATCACCGGTCCCGCGTGGCATTCACGAAGTCGGAGATCGCGGCGATGGCCGGCGCGATTCTCACGCACAATCATCCAGGTGGTCGCTCCTTCTCGATCCGCGATCTTCTGCTGGCACGCGATGCAGGATTGAGCGAGCTACGGGTGGTAACATCCAGAAACAGATACTCGCTCAAACCTCCGGTAGAGGGATGGGATACGTGCGGGCGCGACGAGTTCATGGCCGTCGTTGGCCGAGAACGGGCCTTGCTTCTTGAACAGCTGCGTGGTGAGATTGCGAGAGGCCGCATGACGAGCTCGTTGCTGGATTCCGTCTTCCATCACCACCTGTGCGAGCGGCTCGCTTCGCTCGGACTGATCCAGTACCGTGTCGAAACGTGGTAGCTCGAATTCGGAGGTGCGAATGTACACGCTGATTGATCCACCGATCTCCCCGTTTTCTCCACCCGAGAAGATTACCGCGTGGATCGATGAGCTGCGCTCGTGGATCTCGCTTCCGGAGTTCCGGGACCATCCGGAGAACCGCAAGCGACTCGACGAGGCGATCGCCGAGGCCGAGCAGTATCTGAAAGACAGCCGCGAACACGCCGGAACTTCTCGGCAACCACCCAACCGACCAGCAGTCTGATCGCTGAGGCGGCCGCAGGAATGACGACGAGCTGCGGGACGAACGGCCTGGTGCTGGTCGCGCCGGACGGCTCGATGGCCAAAGCGGTCGCCCCCACATCGCTTGTGGGAGAGGGTCGCGGCGCTTGGCCTGATTCGCTACAGCGCTCAGAAGTGGTAGCTACAGCCGCGGAGGAAGCATGTACTATGTCGTGATCGATCCACCGGTGTCGTCGTTCTCGACGCCTGAGGAGATCAGCGCGTGGATCACGGAGCTCCGTTCGCGCGCTTCGCGGCCGGAGTTCCAGTATCCCGAGGGAGGGAAGTCGCTCGACTTCGCGCTGGCCGAGGCAGAAGGGTGGCTGGTCGAGAGCCGAATGCGAGCGGAGCCGCAGCGCCGGCGGCCACCCGACCGTCCCGCCGGCTGAGCGGCGAGATCACCGTACGAGAGAAGCGCCGGCGCCGAACGGGGTCGGCGCTTCGCGCGTTGTGCGCGGAGTGACCGAGTTGTGGCGACGCTCCGAAGCGGCCTCAAGTGCATATTGAAGTGAACTGAGTTTACCCCTACTCTTCAGCCCGTTTCCCGAACAGCACAATGCCAGCGAGCTTGCTTCACGAGGTCGGTTTGGATGCTCAACCTGACGCTGGAGCGCATCGAGCGGCAGATCCGCAACCTGCCGGTGGAGCGCGCGTTCCTTCTCGATCAGGAGCGTGGGATCATGTGGCAGACCACGGACGATCTGCCCGATGGCGTGTCGTTTTCGCTGGAAGAGCTCCACTCGATGGACGGCGGGATTCTCACCCACAACCACCCGGGCGGCCGCTCCCTCTCGACCGATGACGTCCTGCTCGCGAGGATGTGGAAGCTGCAGGAGATCCGTGTGGTGACGGCGAAGCAGCGATTCTCCATCAAACCGCCGGAGGAGGGGTGGAATCCCACGCCCACAGAAGTGTTCCTGACGGTCCTTCGGCGCGAACTGGGCTTGCTGGATCGGCAGGTGGAGGATGAGATTGCAAGAGGCATCCTGACTGCGGCTCGCGCAGACCTCGTGTACCATCACCGACTCTGGGAGCGGATGGCCAGCCACGGGCTCGTCCGCTACGCCGCTGAAAGGTGGTAGGCAGATGGCGGGAGAAAAGGTCTTCACCGTCTTCGATCCTCCGGTGACGCCGTTCTCGCGGCCGGAGACCATCAGTGCGTGGATCGAGGAGCTTCGCGGCCGCGCCGGGAGGCCGGAGTTCCAGCATGCGGAGAATCGCAAGCGGCTCGATGCGGCGATCGCGGAAGCGCAGGAATGGCTTGCGAGAAGCCAGACCAGAGCGGCGTCACGACTGAGGCGGCCTCCCGATCGTCCCGCCGTCTGATCGCGAGATCACGATAATGACGAAGCGCCGGCCCCCGCCCGGGAGCCGAACGGCGGTAAGCCAGCGAGGGAGGAGAGCGTGTACACGCTATTCGACGCGCCCGTGAACCAGTTCTCGCCTCCCGAGAGGATCATCGCCTGGCTGGATCATCTGCGCTCCCAGGCATCGAGGCCCGAGTTCCAGAACGATGCAGAAAACCTGAGATCTCTGGAGGACGCAGTGGCGGAGGCTCAGGCCTGGCTGGAGCAGAGCCGCGCGAAGGTGGCGCGAGGCCGGGGGCGGCCACCCAGCCGTCCCGCCGTGTAGTCGATCCTGAAGCAGAAAGCGCCGGCCCCCCGCTCGGGAGCCGGCGCTTCGTCGTTCGCCGTCGTGCTGCGTGCGCGGGCTACGCCACCGTGCTGGCGGCGTGCGCCACGCCGGCGGTCCGGCGGAGCTTCTGCGTGAGGTCGGCGATGAGCACCTGCGCGAAGGCGAGCGGGACCAGGCGGCTGTCGTTGCCCTCCTCGTCCATGAACAGCCCCAGCGCATCGGACTCGAAGGTCTCGGGGAAGCGCTCCACGGCCCACCCGTCCACCATCTCCCCGGGCAGGTCCGCATCGACGCGCACCACCAGTGCGTCGCCGTCGCCCTCGTCGAACGCGACGAAGTCGCCGAAGCGGTGCATGATCCCGTTGCTGCGGACGGCTTCGGCGGCCTTGCGGCGGAGCGTGAGGGTGGCGCGCACCTCGCTGTCGGGCGCGTCCCACTCGGGGATCTCGTAGCGCACCACCAGGTCGGCGCGGTCGGCCTGCGGCAGCACGTACTCCTTGCTGTCCAGCAGGTGCCGGGCGATGTGCTTGAGCACCTCGGCCTCGCTGTAGCCGCGCGTCTTCACGTCGCGGCGCAGCTTCCAGCGGAACAGGAGCTCGGGCTCGGGCTGGAGGAACACGGCCAGGTCGTACGCGGTGCGCAGCTCGTCGCTGGGAAAGCCCAGCAGCCCGCGCACCAGCACCACCTCGTTGGCGTCCACCGTGCGGATCTGGCCGAAGCTGCCGTCCGAGTGGTCGTATCCCCGGTTGCGCACGGGGCGGCCGCGGCCCAGGAGCCGCAGGTGCTCCTGCATCAGCGGGAAGTTGTGCACGGTGGGGTGCAGCGCCGTCACGCCCAGCTCGTGGCGCTCGGCGCGGGTGTAGCGGTGGTAGTCGTCCAGCTCGAGCGTGCTCACGCGCTCCGGACCGATCAGCGACGCCACGCCCTGCGCCACCGTGCTCTTCCCGCTCCCGGAATCGCCCACGATGCCGAGGACGAAGGGAAGATGCTCGAAGTCGGAGCCCGGAAGGATGCTCATTCTGGAGACGCGGCAGGGCGCGTCGCGCGCGCTGGGGCCATGAAGACCTCCCATTCAGGATTCGCGGAGAACGTGCATGTTAGCGCGCTGTCTCCGGATGCGAAAGTGAAATGCGATTAGGGGAGCCTTACGATGCAATTAGTGCGTGAGTGCGTGAGTGCGCTGCGGCACGTACGTTGTCTGAGTTCACGTGGGGATGGAGATCAACGGAGGGCGGCGGGGAGATGTCGGGATACTGCGACGCGGCGCCGGGGCACGAGTGGCACGGGCCCTATCACGATCACGAATACGGGTTTCCGCTCGCCGGCGACGACGAGCTGCTGGAGAGGCTGGCGCTGGAGATCAACCAGGCCGGGCTCTCCTGGCTCACCATCCTCAAGAAGCGCGACGCCTTCCGCCGTGCCTTCGACGGCTTCGACGTGGACCGCGTCGCGGCGTACGGCGACGAGGACCGCGAGCGGCTGATGGCCGACCCCGGCATCATCCGCAACCGGCTGAAGATCGACGCGGTGATCGAGAACGCGCGCCGCATCCGGCAGCTGCGCGAGTCGCACGGCTCGTTCGCGGCATGGCTCGACGCGCATCACCCGCGCTCGAAGGAAGAGTGGGTGAAGCTGTTCAAGCGCACCTTCCGCTTCACCGGCGGCGAGATCGTGGGCGAGTTCCTGATGAGCACCGGCTACCTCCCCGGCGCGCATCGCCCCGACTGCCCCGTGCACGCGCGCATCCTGGCGGCCGGCCCGGCGTGGGCGCGCACGGCCGCCGCCGCGGTCTGACTCACGCTCGGACGGGAGACGGGACGATGGGTGCGTGGGGCGTGGGCGCCTTCGACAACGACACGGCGCTGGACTGGCTCGACACGCTGGAGCGCCTGGGCGCGGAGGCGATGCTGGTCGCCTTCCAGACGATCGCGGAGGAGGGCGAGCGCATCGAGGTGGAGCAGGCGCGCATCGCCATCGCGGCGGCCGAGGCGGTGGCGGCATCGCGCGGCCGTCCCGCGCCCGACCTCCCCGGCGAGCTGGCGGAGTGGGTGCGGGCGCGCGGCGGCGACGTCGATGCCGCGCTCGCCGCGCAGGCCGTGGACGCCGTCACCCGCATCCGCGAGGCGTCCGACCTGCGCGACCTGTGGGGCGAGGACGACAGCGGCGCCGAATGGGAGACGACCATCGCCGAACTGCTCGACCGGCTGCGCACGGCCGGCTAGCCGTATCCCATCGATCCCTGGCCTCACGCGGAGACGCGGAGCCGCGGAGGAATCATCTCCTCCGCGGCTCCGCGTCTCGGCGTGAGAACGATTCGAGATCAGACCGACGCGCCGATGCTGGTGCCGCACTGGCTGCAGAACTTGGCGCCGGGGCCGAGCTTCGCGCCGCACTCGGAGCAGAAGCCGGCCGGCATCGCACCGACGGGGACGGCGGGAGCATCGGCGGGCGCGGGCGGCGCGGGCGTCTCCGGTTGCTGCGGCGGCGGGTATCCGGCCGCGGGCGGATATCCCGGCGCGGGGGGATAGCCGGGGGCAGGCGCGTATCCCGGCGGGGGCGGATAGCCGGGGGCGGGCGCGTACCCCGGCGGGGGCGGGTAGCCCGGCGCGGGGTGGAATCCCGGCGTGTGGCGGCGGAGCGCGGCTTCCACGATCACCAGCGCCTCGTCGTCGAGCTTGGCGCTCTGCACCATCCCCGCCACCTGCCCGATCAGCACGGGCCAGAAGACCAGCGTGGTCACCAGCGTGGGGATCACCTGCTGGCCGAAGATCCCGATCCCCGCGTTCACCTGCGTGCCGCCGTCCACCGGCTCGATGCGGATGTTCAGCGCGGTCTTCATCCCCACCACCGCCTTGAACGTGCCGCCCTGGTGGATGCTGATGAACCAGCTCCCGGTCAGGCTCTGCTCACCCTTCACCTCGAACCCGCGGCCCTGGAACTCGCGCATCACCTCGTGCCCCACGGGCGCCAGGTCGGGGGGCGAGAGCGGGAAGAAGCGGCTGGACTTGAACGTGCCCATGCGGTTGCCTCCGGTTTCGAGCGTCCACCGTCGCGACTGCGTCCTCGATCACATCCTTGGATTCGCCTACTGCGCCGGGCCCGGCGCGCCCGCCGCGGGGGCGTCGGCGGCGGGATCGGCCGCGGGAGGCGCGATCTGCACCCTCAGCAGCGCGGTGCCGCACTGGCGGCAGAACTTCCACTCCTGCTCCACCGCGTTGCCGCACGCGGGGCAGCGCTCGCCCGCCTGCATGCCGCGCAGCGCCGCGGACAGGCGCCGGTACTGCTCGCCCTGGCACCAGCGCATGATCTCGCGGGCGCGCAGCGCGCTGAACGGGTGCGTGGCCTCCATCACCGACAGCAGCTGCAGCACCTTGTCCCACGCGTTCTCGGCCAGCTTGTCGAAGTCCTCGGCCTGCTTCAGGTACTCCTCCACGTTCACGTCCGCCGTCACCGACTTCTTCCCGCCGGCCAGCCGGATCATCGTCTCCACCACCGGCTCGGGGCCGCCGAGCACCACCGCCGCCGCGCGGTCGGCGGAGAACTCGGAGCGGCGCGACCAGTAGGCCAGCGCGATCTCGATCGGCTTCACCGCCACCGACAGCGGGCCGAGGATGGCGGCGCCGCCGTTGGCCAGCACCATCGCCATGGTCTTGTACAGCGTGTGGCGGCAGACCAGGTGGCCAACCTCGTGGGCGATCACCGCGCGCAGCTCGTCCTCGTCGAGCGAGTCGACCAGCTCGGCGGTGACCACCACGAAGCGGCGCGTGTCGCCCAGCGAGAACGCGTTGATCTCGCCCGAGTTCTGGAGATACATCTCCGGCACCTCCATCTCCAGCACCTGGCAGCAGTCCACGAGGTGCTTGTGGAGATGGGGGAGCTGGTTGGGGCCCAGGCGGATGGCCTGCGAGATGTACTGGTTGTGGAAGAGCTGCTCCTGGAAGACTTTCAGGAAGGCTTTGACGAACTGGTCGAACATGGGGATGCTGCGCAGCTGGTCCTGGGCCGCGGCATCCTCGGGGTGGATGAAGTCTCGGGCGTTGACGCGCATGCGGCTGCTCCCGTGTCGGGGAAACCGGGTGAGCCGGCGGCACCGGTGGCGGGAGGCGCCGTGGGGATCGGGTGCCGCGCGCCGGCTCTCCAGCCGAAGGTAATCCGCTCCCCGGCGGGGGACAACGCCGCAAGTTTCCGGCGACGACCACCGCGTTGGAGGATGTTGCCAAACCAGGATCCCAAGGCACCTCGGTTGTCATCCTGAGGGGAGGCGCCGCGCCAGACTCTCGTCCGCACCCAGCCCTGGCGCCGACCGGAGGATCTGCTCGCCCTACGGACAGACCCTGCTCGTTCGAGCGGATATCCGGCCCGCCATGCAAGATCCTTCGGGCGCGGCAGGATTCGGTGACGACGACCGTCAGGTGCGCCGCGCCCTCAGGATGACAGCCCGACGAGCGCGTCCCGCGGTCAGCAACACCCGCTCAGATCCAGTGCGAGAAGCCGAACCGGGGGATCTCGGCCGCGTCGATGATCACGTCGTGCCCGTGTGACGCGAGCTCCGCGTACTCGGCTTGATGGAGATACGCCTCGGCGGTCAGGCGCCCCGAAAAGTCCGACCACGCGGCCACGCACGGGGAGCAGATACCCAGGCGCAGGAGGATGGGCTCGTGCACCCGCCGGCCCGCGCGCGCGAAGTCCGGCCCGAATCCCTCGCCGCGGTCGCGGGCGGCCACGAACGGCAGAAACGCGACCTCGCTGCTCTTCCCGCAGCAGTCGCAGCGCCCGCGGCCGGTACGCGGAGCGGTTGCGCGCACGTCGGCCGGCGTGACGTCGATCCCGCGCTCCCACAGCACCGCGACCGCCGCGGCAACGGCTTCGGACGTGTAGCCATCCGCCGCCGCGACGACGCCTTTCAGCTCGTCGTCCGGCCAGCCGGCATACTTCTCCAGCAGCCGCTCGACCTCCGCGACGTCGATTCCCGGACGCTCCACTACTCGCGGCCGTGCTGGCGAAGGAGCGCGTCCGCCTCGGGCGAGCCGGTGGGGAAGCGCTTCACCGCGTCGGGGCGCGCGCCGGCGGCGAGGAGGCGGGCGACCAGCGCGGTGGATTCGTGCGGTGTCCACTCCGACGGCTCGGCGAGCGCGCGGACGGCGAGTTCCAGCGGCGTCTCGCCGCGGCGATTGGTGGCCTCGAGCGGGGCGTCGCGCTCCAGCAGCAGCTCGACGGTATCCCTGCGATCGCGCCAGACGGCGAGGTGGAGCGCTGTGTCGCCCGTCTCCCACGGCCGCCCGCCCGTCATCGCGGTTACGTCGAAGCCCAGGTCGAGGAGCAGCCGCGTGCCGGCGGTATTCCCCGCCCCGGCGAAGCGCGGCAGGATCGCCGCGTCCTCGCGCATCACGCGCGGGAGGAGATCCGGATCGCGCGCCATCATCTCCCGCACGGCCGCCTCGTCCCCGCGCGCGCAGGCGGCGGCGAAAGCGTCGTCCGTCTCCATCTCCATGGCGAAGCCGCGGCGCGCGAACAGGTCCAGCACGTCGGCGCGCCCCATCCGCGCCGCGCGCGCGAACGCGGACGGCCCCTCGCGCGGCGGGAGCGTGGGGTCGGCGCCGTGGTCCATCAGCAGCTCGAAGAACGCGAGCGGGTTGTCGCGGCCGAGCGCGTGGTGGAGCGCGCGGTTCCCCCAGTGGCTGACGCGATCGGGATCGGCGCCGTGCTCCAGCAGCCACCGCACGCCGTCCGAGTGGTGCCAGTCGAGCTTGCGGTGGAGCATGGTGGTGAGGCTGTCCGCCGTCATCCGCCCGCTCTCCACCAGCACCCTCAGCGCGCGGTCGTCGAGGGTCTCGGGGGAGTGGTACGGCGTCTCGTCGTCGTTGGGGTCGGCGCCGTGCTCCAGCAGCAGGCGGGTGACGCCGGGATGGTGGGCCACGCCCGCGGCGCCGTAGATTGCGCTCTCCAGCGTGGGATGGGGCTGGTGGTCCCCGGAGAAGAAGCCGGTGTTCGCCTCGGCGCCGGCAGCGAGCAGGGCCTCGGCGGCGCGCACGAAGCCGTCGGAGCGGGCGGGATCGAGCCGCAGGTAGCGCGAGAAGCAGAGGTAGGTCAGCGCGTCCCAGCCGCGCGGGCCGCCCTTCGCGCGGGCGAGCTCGGGATTGGCGGCCAGGAAGCGTCGCACTGCCGCGTCGTCGCCCAGCGTCGCGGCGGTGTAGATGTCCGCGTCGGCGATCCGGGGGTGCGCCGCGAGGAGCTCCTCGGCGCGATCGAGCGTCCCGGAAGCGTGCCACGCGTCGAGCGGCACCGACGCGGCCTCGATGAATTCGGCGCGGGGATCGTCGTCCATGCGGCTCCTCCTCCACAGAGAAGGGAAGAAGGATCACACGGAGGGAACGGAGGAAACGGAGAACCGATCGCTGTTCCTCCGTTTCCTCCGTTCCCTCCGTGTGAGTCTTTCTGTTCTTTCGAAGACTACTTCGCCTCCAGCCAGCTCAACCCGATGCCGCTCTCCACGCGCAGGGGAACGTCGAGCGCGGCGGCGTTCTCCATCCGGTCGCGGATGAGCTCCTGCACCTCCTGCTCGCGGCCCTCGGGCACCTCGAACAGGAGCTCGTCGTGCACCTGCAGCAGCATCTTCGTGCCGTCCGTCCGGCGGTCCAGGTCGTCCTGGATGCGGATCATGGCGATCTTGATCAGGTCCGCGGCGGTGCCCTGGATCGGCGCGTTGGTGGCCGCGCGCTCGCCGAAGGAGCGCACGTTGAAGTTGCGCGCGTTGATCTCGGGGATGTAGCGCCGCCGCCCCGTCAGCGTCTCCACGTACCCCGTCTGCCGCGCCTTCTCCATCTGCTCGTCGAGGTAGCGCCGCACGCCGGGGAAGCGCTGGAAGTACTGTTCGATGAACTCCTTCGCCTCCGCCGTCGTCATCCCCAGCTTCTGCCCCAGGGCGAACGGGCCGATGCCGTAGATCACCGCGAAGTTCACCGTCTTCGCGCGGTCGCGCATCTCCCGCGTCACCGCGTCGGACGCCACGCCGAAGATGAGCGCCGCGGTCTGGCGGTGGATGTCGACGCCGGCGCGGAACGCCTCCACGAATGCCTCGTCGCTCGAGTAGTGCGCCAGGATGCGCAGCTCGATCTGCGAGTAGTCGGCCGCCACGAAGCGCATCCCCTCGGCGGGGATGAAGCCGCGGCGGATCTCCGCCCCCATCTCCGTACGGATGGGGATGTTCTGGAGATTGGGGTCGGAAGACGCGAGCCGCCCCGTCGCGGCCACCGTCTGGTTGAACGAGGTGTGGATGCGCCCCGTCTCGGGGTTCACCGCCTTCGGCAGCGCGTCGACGTAGGTGCCGCGCAGCTTCTCCACCTGGCGGTACTGCATCAGCAGTTGCGGCAGCTCGTGCCCCTGCGCGGCCAGCTCCTGCAGCACGTCCACGTCGGTGCTGGCGCCCGTCTTCGTCTTCTTGATCACCGGCAGCGCGAGCTTGCCGAACAGGATCTCCCGCAGCTGCGGCGTGGAGCCGATGTTGAACTCCTGCCCGGCGGCGGCGTAGATGCGCGCCTCGAGGTCGCGCAGCTGGCCGTGCATCTGCCCGCTCATCCGGCCGAAGAACTCCTCGTCGATCCGGATCCCGTTCCACTCCATCTCGGCCAGCACGCGCACCAGCGGCATCTCGATCTCACGGAAGAGCGGCGTCAGGTGCAGCCTCTCCAGCTCCGGCTCGAAGCGCTCGTGCAGGCGGAGCGCGATGTCGGCGTCCTCGCTGGCGTAGTCGCGGGCCTTCTCCAGCTCCACCTCGGCGAACTCGATCTGCGCCTTCCCCTTCCCGGTGACGTCCTCGTAGTGGATGGTCTTGTGGTCCAGGTGCTGGAGC
Protein-coding regions in this window:
- a CDS encoding DNA-3-methyladenine glycosylase I, with the protein product MSEFTWGWRSTEGGGEMSGYCDAAPGHEWHGPYHDHEYGFPLAGDDELLERLALEINQAGLSWLTILKKRDAFRRAFDGFDVDRVAAYGDEDRERLMADPGIIRNRLKIDAVIENARRIRQLRESHGSFAAWLDAHHPRSKEEWVKLFKRTFRFTGGEIVGEFLMSTGYLPGAHRPDCPVHARILAAGPAWARTAAAAV
- a CDS encoding aconitase family protein, which produces MIPSLLTRKIEKLPPEVRLEGRILFLVDDAELVRRQLEGEDVELTEEVRAKLRDNISTDEITPAYICYYYDETLGEFPYLGLKAGTEFPIRQGLVKKGGFVASVSGKRRGKGSSREQSPYAEMMAGIRVVIAENIERIYRENCQNLGVLTSTNFELIDRIRRGETIPLSEFTEGADEITRGIIEHGGLFNYNVARLQGTVRTPPISCHGAGETAEDLDRQDVRMLRGSGEYNQPGPDTGVDGAAAQFVATSTSNAGSDALGAAGTTHGPGPRPMTLAEKIFARHWVTDLSKDAVGVPWVQPGDSGFVKTDIRFSHEYVTPMSAIFFEHYVGEDEKVLEPESILFFRDHLTFLKDAMTQERIQMGLLNVANQLEVKQREFAEKQGVRLYGELGHGKHGSEAICHSKILEAYAEPGQIIIGSDSHTPHAGAVGCVAFGVGTTAIFNSWITRDVRVEVPKSFRVVVRGEKPANVSAKDFMLEILRQPYIKDGHAIGQIIEYTGPAVEALSVDERATMTNMAAEVGAFTGIVAPDAKTADYLVEQRGMSRERAEALCDGLFSDEGAEYVMTIEIDASTLRPMIALPGDPGNGQHVDELAEPVRIDIAYAGSCTAGKKEDMDMYAAVLREYAERGERKPEHVQFYIQCGSQEVYAYCQEQGYDRIFDAVGATFIEPSCGACINAGPGVSRKPTDVTISAINRNFPGRSGPGQLYLASPYTVAASAMAGEIVAWEPQPELAGV
- a CDS encoding M48 family metallopeptidase — its product is MRVNARDFIHPEDAAAQDQLRSIPMFDQFVKAFLKVFQEQLFHNQYISQAIRLGPNQLPHLHKHLVDCCQVLEMEVPEMYLQNSGEINAFSLGDTRRFVVVTAELVDSLDEDELRAVIAHEVGHLVCRHTLYKTMAMVLANGGAAILGPLSVAVKPIEIALAYWSRRSEFSADRAAAVVLGGPEPVVETMIRLAGGKKSVTADVNVEEYLKQAEDFDKLAENAWDKVLQLLSVMEATHPFSALRAREIMRWCQGEQYRRLSAALRGMQAGERCPACGNAVEQEWKFCRQCGTALLRVQIAPPAADPAADAPAAGAPGPAQ
- a CDS encoding zinc ribbon domain-containing protein; the encoded protein is MGTFKSSRFFPLSPPDLAPVGHEVMREFQGRGFEVKGEQSLTGSWFISIHQGGTFKAVVGMKTALNIRIEPVDGGTQVNAGIGIFGQQVIPTLVTTLVFWPVLIGQVAGMVQSAKLDDEALVIVEAALRRHTPGFHPAPGYPPPPGYAPAPGYPPPPGYAPAPGYPPAPGYPPAAGYPPPQQPETPAPPAPADAPAVPVGAMPAGFCSECGAKLGPGAKFCSQCGTSIGASV
- a CDS encoding ankyrin repeat domain-containing protein, whose protein sequence is MDDDPRAEFIEAASVPLDAWHASGTLDRAEELLAAHPRIADADIYTAATLGDDAAVRRFLAANPELARAKGGPRGWDALTYLCFSRYLRLDPARSDGFVRAAEALLAAGAEANTGFFSGDHQPHPTLESAIYGAAGVAHHPGVTRLLLEHGADPNDDETPYHSPETLDDRALRVLVESGRMTADSLTTMLHRKLDWHHSDGVRWLLEHGADPDRVSHWGNRALHHALGRDNPLAFFELLMDHGADPTLPPREGPSAFARAARMGRADVLDLFARRGFAMEMETDDAFAAACARGDEAAVREMMARDPDLLPRVMREDAAILPRFAGAGNTAGTRLLLDLGFDVTAMTGGRPWETGDTALHLAVWRDRRDTVELLLERDAPLEATNRRGETPLELAVRALAEPSEWTPHESTALVARLLAAGARPDAVKRFPTGSPEADALLRQHGRE
- a CDS encoding DUF4259 domain-containing protein, which produces MGAWGVGAFDNDTALDWLDTLERLGAEAMLVAFQTIAEEGERIEVEQARIAIAAAEAVAASRGRPAPDLPGELAEWVRARGGDVDAALAAQAVDAVTRIREASDLRDLWGEDDSGAEWETTIAELLDRLRTAG